A region from the Pseudonocardia petroleophila genome encodes:
- a CDS encoding helix-turn-helix domain-containing GNAT family N-acetyltransferase, with the protein MTTSPAAPPVEQLAPADASTYAEWFACLAEPMRVRLLHAVAVAGRAVTVGELTEQLGISQSTCSHHVRRLADVGFVHLRKDRTATLVSVNPACCTGLPHAADAVMGMLAPRPCCPGDLPADVVVRALGPGDWADVRRIYAEGIATGHATFETAVPARDALDDAWLPAHRWVAEIDGRVVGFAAARAVSPRPVYAGVAETSVYVGEGVRGRGVGRALLHRQVDAADGAGLWTLQTSVFPENRAGLALHRSAGFRTLGLRERIGRHHGVWRDTVFLERRRADDRAPTEPVADRRAGSAV; encoded by the coding sequence ATGACGACGTCCCCGGCAGCCCCACCGGTCGAGCAGCTGGCACCGGCCGACGCGAGCACCTACGCGGAGTGGTTCGCGTGCCTGGCCGAGCCCATGCGGGTCCGGCTGCTGCACGCCGTGGCCGTCGCCGGGCGGGCGGTCACGGTGGGGGAGCTGACCGAGCAGCTCGGCATCAGCCAGTCCACGTGCTCGCACCACGTGCGCAGGCTCGCCGACGTCGGCTTCGTGCACCTGCGCAAGGACCGCACCGCGACCCTGGTCTCGGTGAACCCGGCCTGCTGCACCGGCCTGCCGCACGCCGCCGACGCCGTCATGGGGATGCTCGCCCCCCGTCCCTGCTGCCCCGGGGACCTCCCGGCCGACGTCGTCGTGCGCGCCCTCGGACCCGGTGACTGGGCCGACGTCCGTCGGATCTACGCCGAGGGGATCGCCACCGGCCACGCGACATTCGAGACCGCGGTCCCCGCACGCGACGCGCTCGACGACGCCTGGCTGCCCGCCCACCGGTGGGTCGCCGAGATCGACGGCCGGGTCGTCGGATTCGCCGCGGCACGGGCCGTCTCCCCCCGCCCCGTGTACGCCGGCGTCGCCGAGACCTCGGTCTACGTGGGTGAGGGCGTCCGCGGCCGCGGCGTCGGCAGGGCGCTCCTGCACCGTCAGGTCGACGCGGCCGACGGTGCCGGGCTCTGGACGCTGCAGACCAGCGTCTTCCCCGAGAACCGGGCCGGCCTGGCCCTGCACCGGTCCGCCGGTTTCCGCACCCTCGGCCTCCGCGAACGCATCGGCCGGCATCACGGCGTCTGGCGCGACACGGTCTTCCTCGAACGGCGCCGGGCCGACGACCGGGCACCGACCGAGCCCGTCGCCGACCGTCGGGCCGGGTCCGCGGTCTAG
- a CDS encoding FAD-dependent oxidoreductase — MDELPVVVVGAGPAGLAAAAQAVARGLPVVVLEAGPSAGTGVREWHHVRLFSRWGEVVAPAAEELLAPTGWRIPDAGSCPTGAEWAESYLQPLADVLGDRVRYGARVVGVSRHGWDRSVDRARDTEPLSVRVVTADGEERILARAVIDASGTWSAPNPLGGDGLPALGETAAADRITHRVPDLTDPAVRRRYAGRRIALAGSGHSALTALVAFAELAEQHPDTHVQWLLRRGAVGTTFGGGDADQLPARGALGMRAAQAVRAGRITTVTGFRTARVDRTDDGRVVLSSFGDRRLGPVDEVVALTGFRPDLSWLSEVRLDLDPTLQAPRELAPLIDPNVHSCGTVHPHGARELAQPEPGLFLVGMKSYGRAPTFLALTGYEQTRSVVAAIAGDRDAADRVELVLPETGVCGGAGLVDAPGDDAGGCCGPAEPLVVGTRPSAAG; from the coding sequence GTGGACGAGCTTCCGGTGGTCGTGGTGGGCGCGGGTCCGGCCGGTCTCGCCGCCGCGGCGCAGGCGGTGGCCCGGGGCCTGCCGGTGGTCGTGCTCGAGGCGGGGCCCTCGGCCGGGACCGGGGTCCGGGAGTGGCACCACGTGCGGCTGTTCTCCCGGTGGGGCGAGGTGGTGGCGCCGGCGGCGGAGGAGCTGCTGGCCCCCACCGGGTGGCGGATCCCCGACGCCGGGTCGTGTCCGACCGGCGCGGAGTGGGCGGAGTCGTACCTGCAGCCGCTGGCCGACGTGCTCGGTGACCGGGTCCGCTACGGCGCCCGGGTGGTCGGGGTCTCGCGCCACGGCTGGGACCGGTCGGTCGACCGGGCCCGCGACACCGAGCCCCTCAGCGTCCGCGTCGTCACCGCCGACGGCGAGGAGCGCATCCTCGCGCGGGCCGTGATCGACGCGTCCGGGACGTGGTCGGCGCCGAACCCGCTCGGCGGCGACGGCCTGCCGGCCCTGGGCGAGACGGCGGCGGCGGACCGCATCACCCACCGGGTGCCGGACCTGACCGATCCCGCGGTGCGCCGGCGGTACGCGGGCCGGCGGATCGCGCTCGCGGGCAGCGGCCACTCGGCGCTGACCGCGCTCGTCGCGTTCGCCGAGCTGGCCGAGCAGCACCCGGACACGCACGTCCAGTGGCTGCTGCGCCGCGGCGCGGTCGGCACCACCTTCGGCGGCGGTGACGCCGACCAGCTGCCCGCGCGCGGCGCGCTCGGGATGCGCGCGGCGCAGGCCGTCCGGGCCGGGCGGATCACGACGGTCACCGGGTTCCGCACCGCGCGCGTCGACCGCACCGACGACGGCCGGGTCGTGCTGTCGTCGTTCGGGGACCGCCGCCTCGGTCCCGTCGACGAGGTCGTCGCCCTGACCGGGTTCCGCCCGGACCTGAGCTGGCTCTCCGAGGTGCGGCTGGACCTGGACCCGACCCTGCAGGCCCCGCGCGAGCTCGCCCCGCTGATCGATCCGAACGTGCACTCCTGCGGCACGGTCCACCCCCACGGTGCCCGCGAGCTCGCCCAGCCCGAGCCGGGGCTGTTCCTGGTCGGCATGAAGAGCTACGGCCGCGCCCCGACCTTCCTCGCCCTCACCGGCTACGAGCAGACCCGCTCGGTGGTGGCCGCGATCGCCGGCGACCGGGACGCGGCCGACCGGGTCGAGCTCGTCCTGCCCGAGACCGGGGTCTGCGGAGGGGCCGGGCTCGTCGACGCACCCGGCGACGACGCCGGCGGGTGCTGCGGACCGGCCGAGCCGCTCGTCGTCGGTACCCGGCCGAGCGCGGCGGGATGA
- a CDS encoding MFS transporter gives MNTNAAGQGVLSDAGLRRVLGVLCVTEIVSWGVLYYAFPVLAPGIAADTGWSISTVTGAFSVGLVVSAVVGIPAGRWLDRWGPRPVMTAGSVLAVPAVVGIATAEDVRWFFASWVVAGVAMAGVLYQPAFAALTRWWGPRRVRALTALTLVAGLSSTIFAPITALLVEGSDWRRTYLVLAVVLGAVTIPAHLFGLRGRWPEPPAAEEHHGDPGAIARSRPFVLLVVAIGLGSFTCFAVVVNQVPLLLERGLSTTTAAWALGLGGAGQVLGRLGYGLLDRATGVRTRGVAVLAATAATTALLGVLPGPAVALIAVAMLAGAARGVFTLLQATAISDRWGSTHYGRLGGILTAPAMVATAISPWAGAVLATALGGYPAVFALLAAIAAVAAVLAASSVPRPPNAT, from the coding sequence ATGAACACGAACGCGGCGGGCCAGGGCGTGCTGTCCGACGCCGGGCTCCGTCGCGTGCTGGGGGTCCTGTGCGTCACCGAGATCGTCAGCTGGGGGGTGCTGTACTACGCGTTCCCGGTGCTGGCGCCCGGCATCGCCGCCGACACCGGATGGTCGATCAGCACCGTCACCGGGGCGTTCTCCGTCGGGCTGGTCGTCTCCGCGGTCGTCGGCATCCCCGCGGGGCGGTGGCTGGACCGGTGGGGCCCACGACCGGTCATGACCGCCGGGTCGGTCCTGGCGGTGCCCGCCGTGGTCGGCATCGCGACCGCTGAGGACGTCCGGTGGTTCTTCGCGTCCTGGGTGGTGGCCGGGGTCGCGATGGCCGGGGTGCTCTACCAACCGGCGTTCGCGGCGCTGACGCGCTGGTGGGGACCGCGGCGGGTGCGGGCGCTGACCGCCCTGACCCTGGTCGCCGGCCTGTCCAGCACGATCTTCGCCCCGATCACCGCGCTGCTGGTCGAGGGCTCGGACTGGCGCCGGACCTACCTGGTCCTGGCCGTCGTCCTCGGCGCCGTCACGATCCCCGCCCACCTGTTCGGGCTGCGCGGTCGCTGGCCCGAGCCCCCGGCTGCGGAGGAGCACCACGGCGATCCCGGCGCGATCGCCCGCAGCCGCCCGTTCGTGCTCCTGGTCGTCGCGATCGGCCTCGGCTCGTTCACCTGCTTCGCCGTCGTGGTCAACCAGGTCCCGCTGCTCCTCGAACGCGGGCTGTCCACCACCACCGCAGCCTGGGCGCTGGGCCTGGGTGGCGCGGGCCAGGTCCTCGGCCGCCTCGGCTACGGGCTGCTCGACCGGGCGACCGGCGTGCGCACCCGGGGCGTCGCCGTCCTCGCCGCGACCGCCGCGACCACGGCCCTGCTCGGCGTCCTGCCCGGGCCGGCCGTCGCGCTGATCGCGGTGGCGATGCTCGCCGGCGCCGCCCGCGGTGTCTTCACCCTGCTCCAGGCCACCGCGATCAGCGACCGCTGGGGATCGACCCACTACGGCCGCCTCGGCGGGATCCTCACCGCGCCCGCCATGGTCGCGACCGCGATCTCCCCCTGGGCCGGGGCCGTCCTGGCCACCGCACTGGGCGGCTACCCGGCGGTGTTCGCCCTGCTCGCCGCCATCGCCGCGGTGGCCGCGGTCCTCGCGGCGAGCAGCGTCCCGCGGCCGCCGAACGCCACCTGA
- a CDS encoding arsenate-mycothiol transferase ArsC produces MIPSVLFVCVRNGGKSQMAAGLMRRAAGGRVVAHSAGTRPGSSINALSAQVLAEVGADMSGEVPKPVDPALLAGVDVVVTLGREAQLDVPPGTDLRNWDTDEPSERGIDGVERMRLVRDDIDARVRRLLRELVPDPGA; encoded by the coding sequence ATGATCCCGTCGGTGCTGTTCGTCTGCGTCCGCAACGGCGGCAAGTCCCAGATGGCGGCCGGGCTGATGCGCCGCGCCGCGGGCGGGCGGGTCGTCGCGCACTCCGCCGGGACGCGGCCCGGGTCGTCGATCAACGCGCTCTCGGCGCAGGTGCTCGCCGAGGTCGGCGCCGACATGTCCGGCGAGGTCCCGAAGCCCGTCGACCCGGCGCTGCTCGCCGGCGTCGACGTCGTGGTGACGCTGGGCCGCGAGGCGCAGCTCGACGTCCCGCCCGGCACCGACCTGCGCAACTGGGACACCGACGAGCCCTCCGAGCGGGGCATCGACGGCGTCGAGCGGATGCGCCTGGTCCGCGACGACATCGACGCCCGTGTGCGGCGACTGCTGCGCGAACTCGTCCCGGACCCCGGCGCGTAG
- a CDS encoding arsenate reductase/protein-tyrosine-phosphatase family protein: protein MTVPEVLFVCVHNAGRSQMAAALLAHHAGGSVRVTSAGSAPADSVNPAVREVMAEIGLDLSREIPKKLSTEAVEAADVVITMGCGDACPVFPGKRYLDWELADPAGRAAAEIRPIRDDIDARVRALLAELTAR, encoded by the coding sequence ATGACCGTCCCCGAGGTCCTGTTCGTCTGCGTCCACAACGCCGGCCGCTCGCAGATGGCCGCCGCGCTGCTGGCCCACCACGCCGGCGGCTCGGTGCGGGTCACCTCCGCGGGTTCCGCGCCCGCCGACAGCGTCAACCCCGCGGTCCGCGAGGTCATGGCCGAGATCGGCCTGGACCTGTCCCGGGAGATCCCGAAGAAGCTCTCGACCGAGGCCGTCGAGGCCGCAGACGTCGTGATCACCATGGGCTGCGGTGACGCCTGCCCGGTGTTCCCCGGTAAGCGCTACCTCGACTGGGAGCTCGCCGACCCCGCGGGCAGGGCGGCAGCGGAGATCCGCCCGATCCGCGACGACATCGACGCCCGGGTGCGCGCGCTCCTGGCCGAGCTGACGGCCCGATGA
- a CDS encoding arsenate reductase ArsC, giving the protein MTSTWHRDTLSIDQQLALRTAAGNLARQFDGTFGTETIERFLHSSYEEFAGRAVVLNFLPLLAEKFARQRLRALARVEGRSDDGRPVVLFLCTHNAGRSQMALGFFTHLAGDDAIAWSGGSEPGTAVNPAAVAAMAERGIDISGEYPKPWTDEIVRAADAVITMGCGDACPVFPGRRYEEWDLDDPAGLTVDDVRPIRDEIERRVRALLAELVPAPR; this is encoded by the coding sequence GTGACCAGCACGTGGCACCGCGACACCCTGTCCATCGACCAGCAGCTCGCCCTCAGGACCGCCGCGGGCAACCTCGCCCGCCAGTTCGACGGCACCTTCGGCACGGAGACCATCGAGCGGTTCCTGCACTCCTCCTACGAGGAGTTCGCCGGGCGCGCGGTCGTACTGAACTTCCTGCCGCTGCTGGCGGAGAAGTTCGCGCGCCAGCGCCTGCGCGCGCTGGCCAGGGTCGAGGGCCGCAGCGACGACGGCCGGCCGGTGGTGCTGTTCCTGTGCACCCACAACGCCGGCCGCTCCCAGATGGCACTGGGGTTCTTCACCCACCTCGCGGGCGACGACGCGATCGCCTGGTCCGGCGGGTCGGAACCCGGGACGGCGGTCAACCCGGCCGCGGTCGCGGCGATGGCCGAGCGCGGTATCGACATCTCCGGCGAGTACCCCAAGCCGTGGACCGACGAGATCGTCCGAGCCGCGGATGCGGTGATCACCATGGGGTGCGGTGACGCCTGCCCGGTGTTCCCCGGCCGCCGCTACGAGGAGTGGGACCTCGACGACCCCGCGGGTCTGACCGTCGACGACGTCCGTCCCATCCGCGACGAGATCGAGCGCCGGGTCCGGGCGCTGCTCGCCGAGCTCGTCCCCGCCCCGCGATGA
- the arsB gene encoding ACR3 family arsenite efflux transporter has product MTAAPQAPVVARLSTLDRFLPVWIVAAMVVGLVAGRLVPGLGAALGAVAIDGVSLPIAIGLLVMMYPVLAKVRYDRLDTVTGDRRLLGASLVLNWVLGPALMFALAWLMLPDLPEYRTGLIIVGLARCIAMVIIWNDLACGDREAAAVLVALNSVFQVFAFAVLGWFYLTVLPGWLGLPQADLDVSPWQIAVSVLIFLGVPLVAGYLSRRLGERARGREWYETRFLPVIGPFALYGLLFTIVVLFALQGDAILSRPFDVARIALPLLVYFAVMWAGSYAVGKAIGLSYERTTTLAFTAAGNNFELAIAVAIATFGVTSGQALAGVVGPLIEVPVLVGLVYVSLALRRRWRTTT; this is encoded by the coding sequence ATGACCGCGGCCCCGCAGGCGCCCGTCGTCGCCCGGCTCTCCACCCTCGACCGCTTCCTCCCGGTCTGGATCGTCGCCGCGATGGTCGTCGGACTCGTGGCGGGGCGGCTGGTCCCGGGCCTCGGGGCCGCGCTCGGGGCGGTCGCGATCGACGGCGTCTCCCTGCCGATCGCGATCGGGCTGCTCGTGATGATGTACCCGGTGCTGGCGAAGGTCCGCTACGACCGCCTCGACACCGTCACCGGCGACCGCAGGCTGCTCGGTGCGTCGCTCGTCCTGAACTGGGTGCTCGGCCCGGCGCTGATGTTCGCGCTCGCCTGGCTGATGCTGCCCGACCTCCCCGAGTACCGCACCGGGCTGATCATCGTCGGTCTAGCCCGGTGCATCGCGATGGTCATCATCTGGAACGACCTCGCGTGCGGGGACCGTGAGGCCGCGGCCGTGCTGGTCGCCCTGAACTCGGTGTTCCAGGTGTTCGCGTTCGCCGTGCTGGGCTGGTTCTACCTGACGGTCCTGCCCGGCTGGCTGGGTCTGCCGCAGGCCGACCTGGACGTGTCCCCGTGGCAGATCGCGGTGTCGGTGCTGATCTTCCTGGGCGTCCCGCTCGTGGCGGGCTACCTGTCGCGCCGGCTGGGGGAGCGGGCCAGGGGCCGGGAGTGGTACGAGACCAGGTTCCTGCCGGTGATCGGCCCCTTCGCCCTCTACGGCCTGCTGTTCACCATCGTCGTGCTGTTCGCGCTGCAGGGCGACGCGATCCTCTCCCGCCCGTTCGACGTCGCCCGGATCGCGCTACCGCTGCTGGTGTACTTCGCCGTGATGTGGGCGGGGTCCTACGCGGTGGGGAAGGCGATCGGCCTGTCCTACGAGAGGACCACGACGCTGGCGTTCACCGCGGCGGGCAACAACTTCGAGCTGGCCATCGCCGTCGCCATCGCCACGTTCGGCGTCACCTCGGGTCAGGCGCTGGCCGGGGTCGTCGGGCCGCTGATCGAGGTGCCCGTGCTCGTCGGCCTGGTCTACGTGTCGCTGGCGCTGCGCCGCCGCTGGCGCACCACCACCTGA
- a CDS encoding ArsR/SmtB family transcription factor: protein MRTRAPLTGDEAVELASAFKALGDPVRLRLLSLIAAHEGGEACVCDLTGSFDLTGPTISHHLKVLREAGLIVGERRGTWIYYRVVPDRIRLLSDVLVPSGVEVTA from the coding sequence GTGCGCACCCGGGCCCCGCTGACCGGGGACGAGGCGGTCGAGCTGGCGTCGGCGTTCAAGGCGCTGGGCGATCCGGTGCGGCTGCGGCTGCTGTCGCTGATCGCCGCGCACGAGGGTGGCGAGGCGTGCGTGTGCGACCTGACCGGCTCCTTCGACCTGACCGGCCCGACCATCAGCCACCACCTCAAGGTGCTGCGCGAGGCGGGGTTGATCGTGGGCGAGCGGCGCGGGACCTGGATCTACTACCGGGTCGTGCCGGACCGCATCCGGCTCCTGTCCGACGTCCTCGTCCCGTCCGGTGTCGAGGTGACCGCATGA